A region of the Bacteroidales bacterium genome:
CACCATTTTTCACGAGTGTACGTGCATCGTTGCCATCCAGTTCATTTTGCGTTGCGCATGGGAGCGCTATATCGCACTTCACTTCCCAGGGGCGTTTTCCCTGATGGAATTGTGAGTTGGGGAATTCGTATGAATAAGGTTTGCAAATATCCTGATTCGAAGCACGCAATTCAAGCAGGTAATCTACTTTTTCGCCGGTGATACCTTCAGGATCATAGATGTAACCGTCGGGGCCTGAAATAGTAACTACTTTACCACCCAATTGATTGATCTTAATGATTGAACCCCATGAAACGTTGCCAAATCCGGAAACTGCAACCACTTTTCCTTCCAGAGTTTCACCCTTGGTTTTGAGCATTTCCTGACAGAAATATACGTTTCCAAATCCGGTGGCTTCAGGACGGATCAAACTGCCACCCCAGTTGCGGCCTTTGCCTGTGAGAACACCATGATGTTCGCAGGTGAGTTTTTTGTACATGCCATACAGGTAACCAATTTCACGGCCACCTACGCCGATATCGCCGGCAGGAATATCCATATCAGGTCCGATAATCTTCCAGAGTTCGAGCATAAAGCCCTGGCAGAAACGCATGATTTCATTGCTGGATTTTCCTTTTGGGTCAAAGTCTGAACCGCCCTTGGCTCCACCCATAGGCAGTGTGGTAAGACTGTTTTTAAAAAT
Encoded here:
- the gdhA gene encoding NADP-specific glutamate dehydrogenase, encoding MDLEKIIANLEKKHPGEIEYLQAVREVLESIEEIYNQNPQFETANLIERLVEPDRVLAFKVPWVDDSGKTHVNLGYRVQFNNAIGPYKGGLRFHPSVNLSILKFLGFEQIFKNSLTTLPMGGAKGGSDFDPKGKSSNEIMRFCQGFMLELWKIIGPDMDIPAGDIGVGGREIGYLYGMYKKLTCEHHGVLTGKGRNWGGSLIRPEATGFGNVYFCQEMLKTKGETLEGKVVAVSGFGNVSWGSIIKINQLGGKVVTISGPDGYIYDPEGITGEKVDYLLELRASNQDICKPYSYEFPNSQFHQGKRPWEVKCDIALPCATQNELDGNDARTLVKNGVIAVSEGANMPSTPEAVEFFLENKILFGPGKAANAGGVGTSGLEQSQNAMKLSWTAEEVEKRLHEIMINIHASCVKYGSEPDGFVNYVKGANIAGFMKVANAMIDQGVI